From one Coffea eugenioides isolate CCC68of chromosome 11, Ceug_1.0, whole genome shotgun sequence genomic stretch:
- the LOC113753682 gene encoding serine carboxypeptidase-like 34, translating into MFLSKQISNHSPLLLLVLLLTPGLAAAEFAATELSHDVLQQQAGDRVVQLPGQPWVHFKQYAGYITVNETHGRALFYWFFEATRNPEKKPLLLWLNGGPGCSSIGYGESEELGPFLSQKGKPELKLNKNSWNRVANLLFLESPVGVGFSYTNTSNDIKELGDTITAQDSYIFLVNWFKRFPQFKSHDFYIAGESYAGHYVPQLSELIHDNNKKVSKKSCINFKGLMVGNALLDDETDQRGLIDYAYDHAVISDQLYNEIKGKCNFSIEHLPKDCNDALGKYFDVYKIIDMYSLYAPTCVKSNSTSTRKLPVVRGAAPKLFSQIDGWHRKPAGYDPCASDYTELYLNRPDVQKSLHANVTKIPYKWTHCSDNITFWSDAPVSILPIIKKLIDGGLRVWVFSGDTDARIPVTSTRYTLKKFGLKITQDWTPWYTFHKQVGGWTVQYDGLTFVTVRGAGHQVPTFKPKQALQIVRHFLDNNKLPSAAF; encoded by the exons ATGTTTTTGTCTAAGCAAATTTCCAATCattctcctcttcttcttcttgtgctGCTGCTGACTCCTGGTTTGGCAGCAGCAGAATTTGCTGCCACAGAACTCAGCCATGATGTGTTACAGCAGCAGGCGGGCGACCGGGTGGTTCAACTCCCTGGCCAGCCATGGGTGCATTTCAAGCAGTATGCAGGATACATCACTGTGAATGAAACTCATGGAAGAGCACTGTTCTATTGGTTTTTTGAAGCCACCAGAAATCCTGAAAAGAAACCTCTTCTGTTATGGCTTAATGGAG GTCCTGGGTGTTCATCAATTGGATATGGTGAATCAGAGGAGCTAGGTCCATTTTTGAGCCAGAAAGGCAAACCAGAGCTCAAGTTGAACAAGAATTCTTGGAATCGAG TGGCAAATTTGCTCTTTCTGGAATCCCCTGTTGGAGTGGGATTTTCTTACACAAACACTAGTAATGATATCAAGGAGCTTGGTGATACTATCACAG CTCAAGATTCCTACATTTTTTTGGTTAACTGGTTTAAAAGATTTCCACAATTTAAATCCCATGACTTCTACATCGCTGGGGAAAGTTATGCAG GCCATTACGTTCCCCAGCTGTCAGAGCTCATCCACGATAATAACAAAAAGGTCTCCAAGAAAAGCTGTATCAACTTTAAAGGTTTAATG GTAGGGAATGCACTGTTGGATGATGAAACGGATCAAAGAGGATTGATTGATTATGCATATGATCATGCTGTAATATCTGATCAACTGTACAATGAGATTAAGGGTAAATGCAACTTTAGCATAGAACATCTGCCGAAAGACTGCAACGATGCACTTGGTAAGTACTTTGATGTCTACAAGATCATAGATATGTATAGCTTATATGCTCCAACCTGCGTTAAAAGCAACTCCACTAGCACCAGAAAACTTCCTGTGGTCCGAGGAGCTGCTCCCAAGTTATTTTCCCAGATT GATGGATGGCACAGGAAACCAGCAGGTTATGACCCTTGTGCATCAGACTACACAGAGTTATATCTGAACAGGCCAGATGTTCAAAAATCTCTCCATGCAAATGTAACTAAAATCCCCTATAAATGGACACACTGCAG TGATAATATCACATTCTGGAGTGATGCCCCAGTTTCAATACTTCCCATCATTAAGAAACTCATTGATGGTGGTCTACGAGTATGGGTTTTTAG TGGAGATACTGACGCAAGAATTCCAGTAACATCAACAAGGTATACTCTGAAAAAGTTTGGTTTAAAAATCACCCAAGATTGGACTCCTTGGTATACTTTCCATAAGCAG GTTGGTGGATGGACAGTGCAGTACGATGGGTTGACGTTTGTCACAGTTAGAGGAGCTGGTCATCAGGTTCCCACATTCAAACCCAAGCAAGCCCTTCAGATCGTCAGACATTTCTTAGACAATAATAAACTGCCATCCGCAGCATTCTAG